Below is a genomic region from Sneathia vaginalis.
TAACCATATCACTATCCTTAAATACACTATCTACTATTACCACTTCTTTTTCTACGTCTAAAACCTCTGTAGATACTATTAAATCTATCTTCGATAAATCTATTTTATATATCTTAGACTTTCTAATAATATCTTCTATTTTGACATTTTTTAATAAATTTTCTATTTTAACTTTTATTAATTTTTTAATAATAGCACTTTCATCTGTTACAATTAATATCCTACACTTTTTCTTTTTATACACTCTTGCAAAAGCCATAGTTAAAACTGCAATATTTTCTGCATTAAAATCATCATCTATTTCTTTTGCAATTTCATAAATTATATCATACAACTCTTTGTATTCTTTTTTTACTTTATCACAATCAATATCAAACGATATTATCTTATACTCTCTTCTAACGTATATAACTTTTAGATATGTAACTATGTCGTTTATAATCTCATCTTTATCATCTATTTTTACCTTAGTCTTTAGGCAGAACTTGTCTACCATATCTTTTGCATACTCTATATATTTTTCATACTGTTTACTCTTACTATGCACATCAAGTATTTTACCTGTACTAAGTACAATTAGAGTAAATAGCATTAATACATTATCGTTATACTCCAATTTAAGATCTACAAATAAATCCTTTAAGTATCTATACTCTAGTCTTTCCTTTAGTATATCTGTTCCTTTTATACTCTCATTCCTATTATTCAATGAAAAAAGATAAAGGTATGGGAAAGAAAATATTAAATTATCTAATTCTTTAGGTGTAATTTCTTTACCTAATTTTTCTTCAAAGTATATTAGCTTCTCTATTAGTAGTGATATAAACTCATCTGTAAATATATAGCCTAAATTACTATACATCATCAAGAAATACTGAATGAACTTAGTATTTTTTGAATTAAATATCTCTTTTAAGATACTGTATAAATACTGAATTTCAAATAGTACTGGACCTTTTAATATATATCCACCTTTTGTAGCTGTCACCAAGTCAAGTTTTTCATTGAATTTTTTTGTTCTTTTCTTAATTTCCTTTATGTCACAAATTACAGTGTTTTTTGTAACTAAAAATTTATCAACCAAATTTTCTACCGTGTGCTTTTTAGGATAAGTTAAAAGATAAACTGCCATAGCTTTTCTTCTCTCATCTGTACTTAGGGTATATTCTACATCCTTTATTAGCAATCTTAAGAAGTTTTTCTGGCTTTCATTTATACATATCCCTTTTCTTGGTATATTATACACCAAGTCTATTCCATTCTTTTTTAATTCAATATTAACTTTTTCTATAGCATAATATACTATTCTTCTACTCTTTCCTATCTTCAACGCTAAGTCTTTAACAGTTAAATTAGTACTTGAGTTTATGAAATTAAAAATCAAATCATATGTTACATTGTCTATAAACATTATACTCCTACTCTACTATGTATAAAGCAATTTCATTTGTTTCCCTATTCGCAGCTATTAGATATTGTTTACCATCTTTTTCAAAGTAGTTTACGTTTGCTGCACCAACATTTTCATCAATTATATCATATTCATAGTCATTATTTCTATAACGTAATATTATTGTTCTCATTTCTTCTCTTCTATGTCCAATAACAACAACTTTTTCTCCATTTAATTCTCCTGCCCATATTGCATGTAAGAACATCATATCTTCAGGAAATTCTTTTACTAACTTATACTTTTTATCTATTAGCTTATACACTCTCAACTTATGACCGTGGAAAGGTGATAGAACTACTAATTCCTTATTACCATCATTATCTAGATCTATTAGTGTTGCATCACTACCTGGATCACTTATCAATTGTTCAACATTCCACTTATCGCCTAATTTTTTAGGTGGTGTGTAAAGATAAACTCCACTATCACATGAAACTATTCCTTTTTCTTGACCATCTTCTACTATTCTGTAATATCCATGATTTTTTAACATATTTTCTTGTATAACTGTACAATCTTTCTCAGTTATGACATCACAATGTTCTAGATCATCTGGTAATACTGTGAAATATGTTTTACCAGGACTACGCCAGTCATCCTTGTATTCATGATTTGTCTTTAATGCACAAATTAAAAGATATTTTGTTCCATCCTCACCTTTTAATACATCAAATCTATGTGCAAATGGTACAATTGCAATTACTCTTGTCTTAAAATTATACTTTCCATCAGAAGTAACATAAACAATTTTTGCATTCTTTGAATCATTGGGTGAATAAAATTGTTGAGTTGCTAAAAACTCTCCATTTGTACCTTCTAGTGGAACTATACTCATTGTTCCACCTATACCATCCCATATTGTAGCTTTTCTTTCTAAATTGTGATTATAGATGTAACATTGGTCATCCTTTTCAGCTGCAACTATTATATGATGTTCATTATTATACATAATATTTGCTATACAGTAGCACTTTGTCAATTCATCTAAAACTTTTTTTGTTATCTTCATATACACTCCTATCTATAAAGGGTGGCACTGCCACCCTATATTATTCCATTTTCTTTTAATCTTTCTTCCATTTCTTTATCAGATATAGGATTTTTTAAACCTATGACTATCTTACCTGCTTCTATAGCTTGATTAAATTCCTTGATGAATGCTAAAGGGCATAGAGTTACATCAAACATCTTTGCTTGACCTTTACCTTCAGATAAAGAACAGTGATGTACCTTTGAACATTGTATATTATTACGTTTAATTACCTTTTCTAAAGTTAATTTCATCATTAAACTAGTACCTGCACCATTTGCACATGAAACTAAAAATGTCATAATCTTATCCTCCTATTTAATATTTTTTCTTCTCTTGTATTCTTCATAATCTTCAGTTATTAAGAAGTAATTTTCTTTGTCTTTCATATATTCTAATTGTGGTATTAGAACTAAAATAACTACTATTAAACCTACACCTATGTAGCTTAAGTACTTCATTAATACTGTGAATACTGGCCAAACAACTGCCCAATCCCACATTCCTAAATATCCACCATAAGCTGCCATTCCAACAAAACTTGCAATAAATGCTGAACCAAATACTTGCAATAATCCTGAAATGAATGGGAAAATTAATGTTGCTTTAAATCCACCTTTACTATTTGCATAAACACCTATTGTTGCATTATCAAAGAATACTGGAACGAATCCTGCTACTATTAAAACTGGTGATTTCAACATAATCAATGTTATTATCGCAACAAATTGACCTATAGCACCTGCTAAAAATCCAATAGTTATTGCATTTGGTGAACCAAAGTTATATGATATAGCACAGTCTACTCCTGGAACAGCACCTGGTAATAGCTTGTCAGATATACCTTTAAATGATTGTGTAAGTTCTGCTATAAATGTTCTAACTCCTAATTGCAATATTGCAAGATAAACTGCAAAGTGTAAGCAAGTTTCTAGAATATAGAAGAAGAAGTTTGCATCTGGTTTTAAGAATTTATGTTCTACTAAGAATGGTTTTCCTAATAGTGTTAGTATAGCTCCAAAGAATATTAGCATTAATACACCAGTTGATACCATATTATCATTGAATATTGACATAAATCCTGGTAAATTAATATCTTCTATTCTCTTACTTCCTTTTCTTCCAGCCTTCATATCTGCCTTTGCCATCTTATCAGCTAAGTATGTAAATAGTGCTACTCCAAACATTTGTTGATGGGCTATTGTAAATCCTGCACCATCTGTTAATTCTTGAGAATATTTAACTAATAGGTTTGAACCTACTGCCCAGTATAGTCCAAGTAATATAGCCATTACTATTAATAGCTTAATATCGTGAGTTAATAGACCTGGAAGAGCAAATAAGATTAACCAGTATGCTGTTGCTGCTTGTTGTAATTGAACGTGTCCTGTTGTAAATACTGATCTTAATTTTGTTATTCTTGAAAATCTAACAAGTAATAAGTTTGTAATAAAAGCTATTGCTAATAGTAAAACTACTCCTGAGAATCCTTTACCAAATACTTCTTTTACTCCTGCTTCTACAGCATTTTGACCAAAGTATGGGTCTATAACAACTGCGTGTAAATTGTATTTTTCTTTTAATCCTACTAATATAGGTCTAAAGTTTTTTACTAATCCTCCTGAACCAACTGATAAAATAAAGTACCCTATAATCGCTTTAAGTGTTCCACTTAAGATTTCATACCATGGTTTTTTCAATAGAATGTAACCTATAAGCACCATAAATCCTATAAAAAATGCTGGTTTAGTTAAAATGTTTGTTAGGAAAAACTTCCAAATCAATGCAATATATTCCATATTGTACCTCCACTATATATCATATTTCTCTGATAATTTCTTTAAATCTTCAATATTATTAATTTTAAATAATTCTTCTTTTAATTCGTCGTTCAATAAGACTTCCATTAATTTTTGTATGTTTTCTATATGAACTTCTTTGTCTTTAGATGCTAATGTGAAAAATAGGGTTGCCTCATTTTCATCATCAAATTTTACGGGCTCTTCAAATTTTGTGAAAGAAATCTTTGTATTATATACATTTTCACCTTGTTCTGTTGAATGTGGCATTGCAATACCAGGTTCTATTACTATATACGGCCCATATTTTTTTATACATTCTATTACTTCTTCACTGTACTTATCACTTACAACCTTATTATCCACCAATGCTTGACAACTTTTTCTTAAAGCATCTTCCCATGATGAAGCTGAGGTATAAAATGCATAATTTTTTTCTCTTATTATCTCTTTTAACATGTTTTTCTCCAAAAAAAATCTAAAAAAAATGGCTTATACTCAATCACACAAAAATGTGACGACATAAACCGCTCTCTATAATATGTAAGTAAATAACCTTCTATGCAAAGTATACCTTGAAAATAAAAAATGTCAAATTTTTTCTTTGTAAAATATACTTGACATAATGTGAAAGTTGTACTAAAATAGAAATATATTAAAGGAAAGAGGTATAATTATGGCAATAATCGGAAAAAAATTAGAAGATTTTACAGTTAATGCTTATCACAACGAAAGTTTAGATGTAATTAACTTTGAAAAAGATATATTAGGTAGTTGGTCACTATTCTTCTTCTATCCTGCTGACTTTACATTTGTATGTCCAACAGAATTAGAAGATTTACAAGATCATTATTTAGAATTCAAGCACTTAGGATTCAAAGTATTCTCTGTAAGTACAGATACTCATTTCTGTCATAAAGCATGGCATGATACATCTGAAAGAATAAATAAGATACAATACTCTATGATAGGAGATAAAACAGGTAAATTAGCACGTATGTTTGATGTTTATGATGAAGAAACTGGATTAGCTAATAGAGGTGCTTTCATTGTAAATCCAGAAGGTGAAATTGTTGCTTGTGATATCACAACTGATGGAGTTGGTAGAGAAGCAAGTGAAATATTAAGAAAAGCTACTGCTGCTAAGTTCATAGCAGAACACCCAGGACTAGTTTGCCCTGCAAAATGGAAAGAAGGAGAAGAAACTCTAAAACCAGGTCTTGATTTAGTAGGTAAACTATAATGCTCCTAGATGAAAATATAAAGGGACAACTAAGAGAATATTTCAAGAATATCACAAGACCTATTGTTTTTCATACAAAAAATACTAATGATAAAATGAATGAATTTTTAAATGAAATAATAACTTTAAATGAAAATTTAAAAATTGAAAAAGATGATAACTTAGATTGTCGTGATAATTCTTTTGAAATATTTGATGGTAATACTGCTACTGGCATTGTATTCTCTGGCATACCTGGTGGTCATGAATTTAATAGCTTTATACTAGCAATATTATCAATATTTGGTTTAGGTGAAAAATTAACACAAAGCCAAATAGATCTTGTAAAAGATATACATGATAAAATAAATATAGATGTATTTATCAGTCTATCTTGTACATTCTGCCCTGATGTTGTACAATCTTTAAATAGAATAGCTCTGGTTAACAAAAATATTAGAGTGAATACTATAGACGGTAACGAATATATTGATGAAGTAAGAGAAAAAAGAGTAATGGCTTCTCCTAGCTTGTATATAAACAATAAATTTGTTACATCAGGTGCTCAAAGTACAGATAAATTAATTGATATAATAAGAGGAAGACATGATTAAAGAAGCTTGTATAGGTTCAATAAAAGAAGCTCTACTTGTACAAAAAAACGGTGCAAATAGAATTGAACTTTGTGATAATTTAGAAGAGGGTGGAACAACTCCATCGTATGGGACTATAAAAAAATGTATTGATTTACTAAATATCCCTATAGCTTGTATGATAAGACCTCGTGTTGGGAACTTTACATACACTAAAGAAGAAATTGAAGTTATGATAGAGGACATCAAAGTTTGTAAACAACTAGGTGTTGAATCTGTTGTGTTTGGTGTTTTAAAAGAAGACAACACATTAGATATTGAAAATATGAAAATATTATGTGAGGTAGCAAAACCTTTAAATATTGTTTTTCATAAGGCAATTGATGAAACTAGAAACCCTTTAGATTTAGTTGATACACTATATAGTCTTGGAGTTAATAGAATCCTTACTTCTGGTACAAAAAATACTGCTATTGAAGGTAGTGATATTATTAATTCTTTAATTGAAAAATGTAGAGATAAAATAACCATAGTTGCTGCAGGTAAAGTTACAAAAGATAATCTAGAATACTTAAGTAATCTATTACATACAGACCAATTTCATGGTAAAAAAATTGTATAAAAAATTGGACTTATTCGGTCCAATTTTTCTTATTCATACTATTTTTTTTATCTAAAAATGTCTGTAATATTATTGTCGCTGCTATCTGATCAACAACTTGTCTTTTTTGCTTAGCATTTTTCTTAGAAGTTCTTAAATAGAATTCAGCTTGTTTTGTTGTCAATCTTTCATCAATATAATATATATTGATTTTAGGCTCTTTTTTCTTTAATTCTAGTGAAAACTTTTCTACCTTTTCTACCTGTATTTCACTATTACCATTAAGTCTTAAAGGTTTACCTATTACTAACTCGTAGCTGTTTTCTTCCTTACAAATTTCTAATATCCTTGTTATAGCATCTTCTTTTTGCCTATTTATCGTACAATATCCAGTAGCTAATATCTCAAGTGTATCACAAGTAGAAATTCCTATTCTTGTATCTCCATAATCAATTCCTATATACTTCATTATCTTCCTTCTATATATTTTTCAAAATCTTCTAGTATTTTAAGTAATGGTTTGTCTAAAAATTTTTTTGCTTCCTCTTGCATACTTTTTTCTATACCATAGTAAGCCTGTGCAACACCTCCACAAATAGCACCTATAGTATCACTATCTCCACCAATTGAAATTGCATTTCTTATTGCATCTTCAAAACTAGTAGATTCAAAAAATGCTTCTAGGGCTTGTGGAACACTATTTTGACAAGTTTCAGTGAACTCATAACTGTCTCTTATTTCATCTAATTTAAAGTCGATGTTATAGTAATTTTTAATTACATATTCTTTGATTTCTTCTTTACTTTTACCTATTCTAGCAAGATATATACAACATGCTATAGCTCTTGCACCCTTTATACCTTCAGGATGATTATGACTTACACTTGTTACAATATCAGATAATTTCACTGCTTCTTCTAAGTCTTTTGATAAAAATCCCACAGCACTTATTCTCATAGCAGCACCATTACCAAAGCTATTATATGGTTTAGGGTTATAGAATATCCAATCAAAAAAGTTAAGTCCATACCCACAATCTGGATAATTTCTACCTATAGTTTGCATATAGTAAATAGCTTTCTCTTTTAAATCTGAATAATCTTTTTTACTCTCCATTAGTGCTTTAGCAATAGCTAAACTCATAATGCTATCATCAGTAAAAAAGCATTCATTTGAAAAGAACTCAAAATCTTTTTTCCTATAATTATTAAACTCAAAACGTGACCCAACAATATCACCTATAATAGCTCCTAGCATGATTACCTCTTTAACATAATATATTTTCTACTTTTTCTAATGCTTCATTTAATTTTGCAACATCTTTACCACCTGCTTGTGCAAAGTCTGGTTTTCCACCACCATTACCACCTGTAATTTGGGCTACTGTCTTAACTATATCTCCTGCCTTATACTTCTTAGTTAATTCTTTTGATACTCCACAAGCAAATCCTATTTTATCATCATTTACTGTTGCAAGTAGAACTATTACGTTATCTACTTTATTCTTTATCTTGTCAATATAAGTCTTTAAGTCTTTTTGTTCTGCTTTTACCTTTTTAACTATTAGACTTACTCCATTTATATCCTTCTTTTCACTAATTATTCCAGATATTTTATGACTTATTAATTCATCTTTTAAGCTTTCAACTTCTTTTTCTAATTCTGTATTTTTTTCTATGCTCTTTTTAACTGTATCTTGTAATTGATGTACATCAGTCTTAAATTCATCTGCAACATTTTGTAGTAAATCTCTATTTTCGTTTACATAATCATACGCACCAAAACCTGTTACAGCTTCTATTCTTCTAACTCCACTCGCTTTTGCTTGTTCAGATAGAATATAGAAAGAACCTATAACTCCTGTGCTAGGACAGTGTGTTCCTCCACAAAGTTCTGCTGAATATCCAACTATATCTACTACTCTAACTATATCCTTATACTTTTCATCAAACAAGGCTATTGCACCCATTTTATCAGCAACATCCTTTGTTGTGTTAGTAACTTCTAGTTTCATATCTTTTTGTATGATTTCATTAACTCTTCTTTCAATTTTTCTTAGAGTTTCTTTATCTATTACCTTACCATAAGTAAAGTCAAATCTTAATCCCTTATCATATACTAGTGAACCTGCTTGATTAACATGATCTCCTAAGATTTCTTTTACTGCTCTATGTAAGATATGTGTTGCTGTATGGTTTCTCATTGTCTTAGCTCTAAAGTCTTTATCTACTTCTAGTTCTACTACATCTCCAACACTAGGTATTTCACCATCAATTGTAACATAGTGAATGAATATATCAGACTTCTTTATTAAATCTTTAACTGTTGCCTTGAAACTATCGTTATATATCACTCCATGGTCACTTACTTGTCCACCTTGAGCAGCATAAAATGGTGTCTTATCAAATATCATTTCATATGTATCTTCATCTTTTTTTGATATATGCAGAATTTCTGCTCTATCTTTTAGAGTTTCATAACCAGTAAACTTAGTTTCACCATGTTGTTTGTAGAAATTAGAGATAAATTCATCTTTTATCATATCACTCATAACTACTCTTGAGCTTTTTGATCTTTGCACTTGTTCTTCTAACTTCTTATTAAACTCTTCTTCAGAAACTTCTATATTATGTTGTTCACACACTAACTTAGTTAATTCAAATGGGAAACCAAATGTATCGTATAACTTAAATGTTGTACTTCCATCTATTTTTACCCCTTTAGTTATATCATCTAAAAGTAATTCTGTTCCAGCTTTCAATGTCTTAGCAAATTTTTCTTCTTCAGATCGTATAACATCTTTAATTTCTTCTTTTTTATCTACTAATTCTGGATAAGCTTCTTTCATAGTTTCAACTACAGAATCTACTATCTTATACAAGAAAGTTTCACCCTTATTAAATA
It encodes:
- a CDS encoding copper homeostasis protein CutC, which translates into the protein MIKEACIGSIKEALLVQKNGANRIELCDNLEEGGTTPSYGTIKKCIDLLNIPIACMIRPRVGNFTYTKEEIEVMIEDIKVCKQLGVESVVFGVLKEDNTLDIENMKILCEVAKPLNIVFHKAIDETRNPLDLVDTLYSLGVNRILTSGTKNTAIEGSDIINSLIEKCRDKITIVAAGKVTKDNLEYLSNLLHTDQFHGKKIV
- a CDS encoding thioredoxin family protein gives rise to the protein MLLDENIKGQLREYFKNITRPIVFHTKNTNDKMNEFLNEIITLNENLKIEKDDNLDCRDNSFEIFDGNTATGIVFSGIPGGHEFNSFILAILSIFGLGEKLTQSQIDLVKDIHDKINIDVFISLSCTFCPDVVQSLNRIALVNKNIRVNTIDGNEYIDEVREKRVMASPSLYINNKFVTSGAQSTDKLIDIIRGRHD
- a CDS encoding PTS sugar transporter subunit IIA, which translates into the protein MLKEIIREKNYAFYTSASSWEDALRKSCQALVDNKVVSDKYSEEVIECIKKYGPYIVIEPGIAMPHSTEQGENVYNTKISFTKFEEPVKFDDENEATLFFTLASKDKEVHIENIQKLMEVLLNDELKEELFKINNIEDLKKLSEKYDI
- a CDS encoding BglG family transcription antiterminator, which codes for MFIDNVTYDLIFNFINSSTNLTVKDLALKIGKSRRIVYYAIEKVNIELKKNGIDLVYNIPRKGICINESQKNFLRLLIKDVEYTLSTDERRKAMAVYLLTYPKKHTVENLVDKFLVTKNTVICDIKEIKKRTKKFNEKLDLVTATKGGYILKGPVLFEIQYLYSILKEIFNSKNTKFIQYFLMMYSNLGYIFTDEFISLLIEKLIYFEEKLGKEITPKELDNLIFSFPYLYLFSLNNRNESIKGTDILKERLEYRYLKDLFVDLKLEYNDNVLMLFTLIVLSTGKILDVHSKSKQYEKYIEYAKDMVDKFCLKTKVKIDDKDEIINDIVTYLKVIYVRREYKIISFDIDCDKVKKEYKELYDIIYEIAKEIDDDFNAENIAVLTMAFARVYKKKKCRILIVTDESAIIKKLIKVKIENLLKNVKIEDIIRKSKIYKIDLSKIDLIVSTEVLDVEKEVVIVDSVFKDSDMVNIVKAIYKKG
- the alaS gene encoding alanine--tRNA ligase yields the protein MTGNELRRSFIEFFESKKHQHFESASLIPEDKTLLLTVAGMVPFKKFFLGEKKAPTKRVTTYQKCIRTNDLENVGRTPRHHTFFEMLGNFSFGDYFKKEAICWSWEYITEVLKIDKDRLYVSVYKTDDEAYSIWKDEIGIDPTHIVRLGDEDNWWAAGPIGSCGPCSEIYYDTLNMGKNNEEINCKPGDEGDRFLEIWNLVFTEWNKKEDGSLVPLPEKNIDTGAGLERVASVVQHKSNNFDTDIFEKIIKSIKDVVNLTEKDNTAIRIIADHVRAATFLICDGVLPSNEGRGYILKKLIRRAYGAGSIANKEIFNKGETFLYKIVDSVVETMKEAYPELVDKKEEIKDVIRSEEEKFAKTLKAGTELLLDDITKGVKIDGSTTFKLYDTFGFPFELTKLVCEQHNIEVSEEEFNKKLEEQVQRSKSSRVVMSDMIKDEFISNFYKQHGETKFTGYETLKDRAEILHISKKDEDTYEMIFDKTPFYAAQGGQVSDHGVIYNDSFKATVKDLIKKSDIFIHYVTIDGEIPSVGDVVELEVDKDFRAKTMRNHTATHILHRAVKEILGDHVNQAGSLVYDKGLRFDFTYGKVIDKETLRKIERRVNEIIQKDMKLEVTNTTKDVADKMGAIALFDEKYKDIVRVVDIVGYSAELCGGTHCPSTGVIGSFYILSEQAKASGVRRIEAVTGFGAYDYVNENRDLLQNVADEFKTDVHQLQDTVKKSIEKNTELEKEVESLKDELISHKISGIISEKKDINGVSLIVKKVKAEQKDLKTYIDKIKNKVDNVIVLLATVNDDKIGFACGVSKELTKKYKAGDIVKTVAQITGGNGGGKPDFAQAGGKDVAKLNEALEKVENILC
- a CDS encoding ADP-ribosylglycohydrolase family protein, whose protein sequence is MLGAIIGDIVGSRFEFNNYRKKDFEFFSNECFFTDDSIMSLAIAKALMESKKDYSDLKEKAIYYMQTIGRNYPDCGYGLNFFDWIFYNPKPYNSFGNGAAMRISAVGFLSKDLEEAVKLSDIVTSVSHNHPEGIKGARAIACCIYLARIGKSKEEIKEYVIKNYYNIDFKLDEIRDSYEFTETCQNSVPQALEAFFESTSFEDAIRNAISIGGDSDTIGAICGGVAQAYYGIEKSMQEEAKKFLDKPLLKILEDFEKYIEGR
- the ruvX gene encoding Holliday junction resolvase RuvX, translated to MKYIGIDYGDTRIGISTCDTLEILATGYCTINRQKEDAITRILEICKEENSYELVIGKPLRLNGNSEIQVEKVEKFSLELKKKEPKINIYYIDERLTTKQAEFYLRTSKKNAKQKRQVVDQIAATIILQTFLDKKNSMNKKNWTE
- the ahpC gene encoding alkyl hydroperoxide reductase subunit C, which encodes MAIIGKKLEDFTVNAYHNESLDVINFEKDILGSWSLFFFYPADFTFVCPTELEDLQDHYLEFKHLGFKVFSVSTDTHFCHKAWHDTSERINKIQYSMIGDKTGKLARMFDVYDEETGLANRGAFIVNPEGEIVACDITTDGVGREASEILRKATAAKFIAEHPGLVCPAKWKEGEETLKPGLDLVGKL
- a CDS encoding PTS ascorbate transporter subunit IIC — encoded protein: MEYIALIWKFFLTNILTKPAFFIGFMVLIGYILLKKPWYEILSGTLKAIIGYFILSVGSGGLVKNFRPILVGLKEKYNLHAVVIDPYFGQNAVEAGVKEVFGKGFSGVVLLLAIAFITNLLLVRFSRITKLRSVFTTGHVQLQQAATAYWLILFALPGLLTHDIKLLIVMAILLGLYWAVGSNLLVKYSQELTDGAGFTIAHQQMFGVALFTYLADKMAKADMKAGRKGSKRIEDINLPGFMSIFNDNMVSTGVLMLIFFGAILTLLGKPFLVEHKFLKPDANFFFYILETCLHFAVYLAILQLGVRTFIAELTQSFKGISDKLLPGAVPGVDCAISYNFGSPNAITIGFLAGAIGQFVAIITLIMLKSPVLIVAGFVPVFFDNATIGVYANSKGGFKATLIFPFISGLLQVFGSAFIASFVGMAAYGGYLGMWDWAVVWPVFTVLMKYLSYIGVGLIVVILVLIPQLEYMKDKENYFLITEDYEEYKRRKNIK
- a CDS encoding PTS sugar transporter subunit IIB, which gives rise to MTFLVSCANGAGTSLMMKLTLEKVIKRNNIQCSKVHHCSLSEGKGQAKMFDVTLCPLAFIKEFNQAIEAGKIVIGLKNPISDKEMEERLKENGII